A window of the Dickeya dianthicola NCPPB 453 genome harbors these coding sequences:
- a CDS encoding DKNYY domain-containing protein: MKRNGYLALLLGMAALSSQADVKPPYQVEQGKVVYRVSANAEPQVLAGAKPDDFRVLLREKRVALAESGHRYYCNQQPLPAGFKPESAKLRYDTFLITHVGSYVGCERMKQDIDADSFQALDFPFFRDRQHVWLPDGEELNGVDIASFKTLARNQAFDKQNYYFVESEISVVPYQKQVPSAGNCFGWATIDGALYYRGEQRADGDAASFRCLTFSAALDKNGFYIFGRPYQGFPAGVKAADIRMLPDNEKLATDGEHVWFLGVEPVQLAGLSLRDVRVVPDANGYTISDGKTRWLCGSGKVNGRPLCRKG, from the coding sequence ATGAAACGGAATGGATATCTTGCTCTGCTGCTGGGCATGGCGGCGCTGTCGTCGCAGGCGGACGTGAAGCCGCCCTATCAGGTTGAGCAAGGCAAGGTGGTGTACCGGGTATCGGCGAATGCGGAGCCGCAGGTGCTGGCAGGCGCAAAGCCGGACGATTTTCGGGTGCTGCTGCGGGAAAAACGGGTGGCGCTGGCGGAGTCCGGCCATCGTTACTACTGCAACCAGCAGCCATTGCCCGCGGGTTTTAAACCGGAAAGCGCCAAACTGCGTTATGACACGTTTCTGATTACCCATGTCGGCTCGTACGTCGGCTGCGAGCGCATGAAACAGGATATCGACGCCGACAGTTTTCAGGCGCTGGATTTTCCGTTCTTCCGCGATCGCCAGCATGTCTGGCTGCCTGACGGCGAGGAACTGAACGGCGTGGATATCGCCAGTTTCAAAACGCTGGCCAGAAATCAGGCGTTCGACAAGCAGAACTACTATTTCGTGGAGAGTGAAATCAGCGTGGTTCCCTATCAAAAGCAAGTGCCGAGCGCGGGCAACTGCTTTGGCTGGGCCACCATTGACGGCGCGCTTTACTACCGCGGCGAGCAGCGCGCCGATGGCGATGCCGCCAGCTTCCGCTGCCTGACGTTCAGCGCCGCGCTGGACAAAAACGGTTTCTATATTTTCGGGCGGCCGTATCAGGGCTTCCCGGCCGGGGTGAAAGCGGCGGATATCCGCATGTTGCCGGATAATGAAAAACTGGCGACCGACGGCGAGCATGTCTGGTTTCTGGGGGTTGAGCCGGTGCAACTGGCTGGGCTGAGCCTGCGCGACGTCAGGGTGGTGCCGGATGCCAACGGTTACACCATCAGCGATGGCAAAACTCGCTGGCTGTGCGGCTCCGGCAAGGTCAACGGTCGCCCGCTGTGCCGCAAGGGATAA
- the efeB gene encoding iron uptake transporter deferrochelatase/peroxidase subunit, protein MSHNTGPQHGPHSSQPSACPAQPDIASPSRRRLLQGLGMMGGALALGADRLAQAQDKPQAPQDERWEKQPFYGLHQAGIVTPQQAAMMLVAFDVLATSKSELTRLFQLLTQRIAFLTQGGKVPDVDPRLPPLDSGIMGPEIYPDNLTITVSVGASLFDERFGLQAFKPLKLQRMTRFPNDSLDASLCHGDLLLQICANTNETVLHALRDIIKQTPDLLSVRWKREGFISAHAARSKGQQTPVNLLGFKDGTANPNTGDSALMDAMLWVGASSGEPAWATGGSYQAARLIRFHVEFWDRTPLREQQTIFGRDKHSGAPLGMTHEHDEPDYRQDPEGKVIPLDAHIRLANPRTPETRANLMLRRGYSYSLGVSNSGQLDMGLLFVCYQADLEKGFLTVQKRLDGEPLEEYIKPIGGGYFFVLPGVKRADDWLASGLLMA, encoded by the coding sequence ATGAGTCATAACACGGGCCCGCAGCACGGGCCGCATTCCTCCCAACCCTCCGCTTGTCCGGCGCAGCCGGACATCGCTTCACCTTCGCGCCGCCGGCTGTTGCAGGGGCTGGGCATGATGGGCGGCGCGCTGGCGCTCGGCGCCGACCGGCTGGCGCAGGCGCAGGACAAACCGCAGGCGCCGCAGGATGAACGCTGGGAAAAACAGCCGTTCTACGGTCTGCATCAGGCCGGCATCGTCACGCCGCAACAGGCGGCGATGATGCTGGTGGCGTTCGATGTGCTGGCGACCAGCAAGTCAGAGCTGACCCGGCTGTTTCAGTTGCTGACCCAGCGTATCGCGTTTCTGACGCAGGGCGGCAAAGTGCCGGACGTCGACCCGCGTCTGCCGCCGCTGGATTCCGGCATTATGGGGCCGGAAATCTATCCGGATAATCTCACCATCACCGTCTCGGTTGGTGCGTCGCTGTTTGACGAGCGGTTTGGTTTGCAGGCGTTCAAGCCGCTGAAACTGCAACGCATGACCCGTTTTCCCAACGACTCGCTGGACGCCAGCCTGTGTCATGGCGACCTGCTGCTGCAAATCTGCGCCAATACCAACGAGACGGTGCTGCACGCGTTGCGCGACATCATCAAACAGACGCCGGACCTGCTCAGCGTGCGCTGGAAGCGGGAAGGATTCATCTCCGCGCACGCGGCGCGCAGCAAAGGCCAGCAAACCCCCGTCAATCTGCTGGGTTTCAAGGACGGCACCGCTAACCCCAACACCGGCGATAGCGCGCTGATGGACGCGATGCTGTGGGTTGGCGCATCGTCCGGCGAACCGGCGTGGGCGACGGGCGGCAGCTATCAGGCGGCGCGCCTTATCCGTTTTCATGTTGAATTCTGGGACCGCACGCCGCTCCGGGAGCAGCAGACCATTTTCGGCCGGGATAAACACAGCGGCGCGCCGCTGGGCATGACCCATGAGCATGACGAGCCGGACTACCGTCAGGACCCGGAAGGCAAAGTGATTCCGCTGGACGCGCACATCCGCCTCGCCAATCCACGCACGCCGGAAACCCGCGCCAACCTGATGCTGCGCCGCGGCTACAGTTATTCGCTGGGGGTGTCCAATTCCGGCCAACTGGATATGGGGCTGTTGTTCGTCTGTTATCAGGCCGACCTGGAAAAAGGCTTCCTGACGGTGCAAAAACGGCTCGACGGCGAACCGCTGGAGGAGTACATCAAACCGATCGGCGGGGGGTACTTCTTCGTGCTGCCGGGGGTAAAACGTGCCGATGACTGGCTGGCGAGCGGGCTGCTGATGGCGTAA
- a CDS encoding SEL1-like repeat protein, translating to MMRKIRLLTALSVCLLVACQAPVSSLSDADLRKSAERGNGEAQYRLAKQLASRSHYGEAMQWMQKAADLSDLSGPRESRALAALQVGDWYQAGLGEPKNTPLARQWWQKASRLGSGEAGYRLGTDCQAQHQGKLVAACLDAFERAADNQYAPAQLVVAQWYAAHPGTEEQATGWVEKAADRGNRDAQYQLAQRYEQGKGVAKRTDLAERWYFRAAQRGQPQAQLWMARHADDKDALGWYQQAAANGEAGAQLWLAQAYRDGNKGPAKDDKQAHYWLERASGKGNGEADYTLSRMQADNAKREHYLVLASSAGYVPAQRELGGWLLKRGELERAREVFASAAATGDTESRLAYGEMLRLGQGGKADYVEAMKQYRFAAHDGNRMAQYRMGMMRQDGLGASRNRIHAYAWYSLAATEGMAEAIAARNDLEATMQPDEIKAGQKLAMHWSTGKETDTQ from the coding sequence ATGATGAGAAAAATACGATTATTGACGGCGCTGTCCGTGTGTCTGCTGGTTGCCTGTCAGGCGCCGGTGTCGTCGCTGTCCGACGCGGACTTGCGTAAGTCGGCCGAGCGCGGCAACGGTGAAGCGCAGTATCGGCTGGCGAAGCAACTGGCTTCCCGTTCGCACTACGGCGAAGCCATGCAGTGGATGCAAAAGGCGGCGGACCTGTCGGACCTGTCCGGGCCGCGGGAAAGCCGGGCGTTGGCGGCATTACAGGTGGGCGACTGGTATCAGGCCGGGCTGGGCGAACCGAAAAATACGCCGCTGGCGCGCCAGTGGTGGCAGAAAGCCTCGCGGCTGGGCAGCGGCGAGGCCGGCTACCGGCTGGGAACCGACTGTCAGGCGCAGCATCAGGGCAAACTGGTGGCGGCCTGTCTGGACGCGTTCGAACGCGCGGCGGACAACCAGTATGCACCGGCGCAACTGGTGGTGGCGCAGTGGTATGCCGCCCATCCCGGCACCGAAGAGCAGGCGACCGGCTGGGTAGAGAAGGCGGCGGATCGGGGCAACCGCGACGCGCAGTACCAGCTCGCCCAGCGCTATGAACAAGGCAAAGGCGTGGCGAAGCGCACCGACCTGGCCGAACGCTGGTATTTCCGGGCGGCGCAACGGGGGCAGCCGCAGGCCCAGTTATGGATGGCGCGGCACGCCGACGATAAAGACGCGCTTGGCTGGTATCAGCAGGCGGCCGCCAACGGCGAAGCCGGCGCGCAGCTGTGGCTGGCGCAGGCTTACCGCGACGGCAACAAGGGGCCGGCGAAGGACGACAAACAGGCGCATTACTGGCTGGAGCGCGCCTCCGGCAAAGGCAATGGCGAAGCCGATTACACGCTGAGCCGGATGCAGGCGGACAACGCCAAACGGGAACACTATCTGGTGCTGGCGTCGTCGGCCGGTTATGTGCCGGCACAACGTGAACTGGGCGGCTGGCTGCTCAAGCGCGGCGAACTGGAGCGGGCCCGCGAGGTGTTCGCCAGCGCGGCGGCGACCGGCGATACCGAATCCCGGCTGGCGTATGGCGAGATGTTGCGGCTGGGGCAGGGCGGAAAAGCCGATTATGTGGAAGCGATGAAACAGTATCGCTTCGCGGCGCATGACGGCAACCGTATGGCGCAGTATCGTATGGGGATGATGCGCCAGGATGGGCTTGGCGCATCGCGTAACCGTATTCACGCCTACGCCTGGTACTCGCTGGCGGCGACCGAAGGCATGGCGGAGGCCATCGCGGCCCGCAACGATCTGGAAGCCACCATGCAGCCGGATGAAATCAAAGCCGGGCAGAAACTGGCGATGCATTGGTCGACGGGCAAAGAGACGGACACACAGTGA
- the efeO gene encoding iron uptake system protein EfeO, with translation MSTSCFRRTALCAALLVLPAFSALAADIAQVKITVNDKQCEPMQVTVAAGKTQFVVTNASQKNLEWEILNGVMVVEERENIAPGFTQKMTANLAPGEYDMTCGLLSNPKGKLVVTAGGDAAAAKTNVLDLVGPIAEYKVYVTKEVDGLVQQTKRFTAAVKAGKLDEARKLYAPTRQHYERIEPIAELFSDLDGSIDAREDDYEKKADDPKFTGFHRLEKALFADHSTKGMERYADQLYADTQELQKRIADLTFPPSKVVGGAAGLIEEVAATKISGEEDRYSRTDLWDFQANVDGAQKIVNLLRPLLEKANKPLLNKIDANFKTVDGVLAKYQTKDGFESYETLSDADRTALKGPITTLAEDLAQLRGVLGLD, from the coding sequence ATGTCTACATCATGCTTTCGCCGTACGGCGCTGTGCGCCGCTCTGCTGGTTTTACCGGCGTTCAGCGCACTGGCCGCGGACATTGCGCAAGTTAAGATAACGGTTAACGACAAGCAGTGCGAGCCGATGCAAGTCACGGTCGCGGCAGGCAAAACGCAGTTTGTGGTCACCAATGCCAGCCAGAAGAACCTGGAATGGGAAATCCTCAACGGGGTGATGGTGGTGGAAGAGCGCGAGAATATCGCGCCGGGCTTTACCCAGAAAATGACCGCCAACCTGGCGCCGGGCGAATACGACATGACCTGCGGCCTGCTCAGCAACCCCAAAGGCAAATTGGTGGTGACCGCCGGCGGTGATGCCGCCGCCGCGAAAACCAACGTGCTGGATCTGGTAGGGCCGATCGCCGAATACAAGGTTTACGTCACCAAAGAGGTGGACGGACTGGTACAGCAGACCAAACGGTTCACCGCCGCCGTCAAAGCCGGCAAGCTGGACGAGGCGCGCAAGCTGTATGCGCCGACCCGTCAGCACTACGAACGGATTGAGCCGATCGCAGAGCTGTTCTCCGATCTGGACGGCAGCATCGATGCCCGTGAAGACGACTACGAGAAGAAAGCCGACGACCCGAAATTCACCGGTTTCCACCGGCTGGAAAAAGCGTTGTTCGCCGACCATTCCACCAAAGGGATGGAGCGCTACGCGGATCAGCTGTACGCCGATACCCAGGAACTGCAAAAACGCATCGCCGACCTGACCTTCCCGCCGAGTAAAGTGGTGGGCGGCGCGGCCGGGTTGATTGAAGAAGTGGCGGCGACCAAAATCAGCGGCGAGGAAGATCGTTATAGCCGTACCGACCTGTGGGATTTCCAGGCCAACGTTGACGGCGCGCAGAAGATTGTCAACCTGCTGCGTCCGCTGCTGGAGAAAGCCAATAAGCCGCTGCTGAACAAAATCGACGCCAACTTCAAAACGGTCGACGGCGTGCTGGCGAAGTACCAAACCAAAGACGGGTTTGAATCTTACGAGACGCTGAGCGACGCCGATCGCACCGCGCTGAAAGGGCCGATCACCACGCTGGCGGAAGACCTGGCGCAGTTGCGCGGCGTGCTTGGGCTGGATTGA
- a CDS encoding DUF1272 domain-containing protein translates to MLELRPNCECCDVDLPPDSLLARICSFECTFCADCAQDTLNGRCPNCGGELVRRPIRPAEKLVNNPASTRRVLAR, encoded by the coding sequence ATGCTGGAATTACGGCCCAACTGCGAATGTTGCGACGTCGATCTGCCGCCGGATTCATTGCTGGCGCGGATTTGTTCATTCGAGTGTACTTTCTGCGCTGATTGCGCGCAGGATACACTGAACGGCCGCTGCCCCAACTGCGGCGGAGAACTGGTTCGCCGGCCGATCCGGCCGGCGGAAAAGCTGGTGAATAACCCGGCCTCGACCCGGCGGGTGCTGGCCCGTTAG
- a CDS encoding sensor domain-containing diguanylate cyclase: MSNNNNVQFSALRFLRALPFHISPGITMMAFLVACSLIFVSASIWSFWDSYHHLLVDAEKNVTNLSVAMSRQAEDTFVPIEVAIDDMLRELSQTGMLDSTRVKSVLDTHRAVLPQLVGFYLFDEKGNLISSTGKGPLYIYNSGRREYFSWLRENNTASLFIGKVTVSTLTRRRIIPVAKRINGPNGEFKGVFLATIDHNYFGNFYSYFSLDYNGVLSLMNADGHAIYLYPNREQYINSNFSDGGLFEQSRLEQGSGSGTWRTTLDNKVRIVGYVKLKRYPLVVAASLDRDALQARWLTENMSVMVINIMVLFVMFSLGGFVLKQIRLTVRNKEAISRLHQEESDKNKMLQKLALIDPLTKLANRRRFDLYLEQSLTLAREEGGPLSLIMLDVDFFKRYNDTYGHVLGDRCLTQLGSVLNGLPLPTGALTARYGGEEFAIILPGMNGEQAAVYGEQVVEEVRRCALPHQASLLPDQVVTVSVGVYSHSSDNPCNIQRLKEGADQALYLAKKKGRDYCVRL, encoded by the coding sequence ATGTCAAATAATAATAATGTTCAGTTCAGTGCCCTGCGTTTCCTCCGCGCGTTGCCTTTTCATATTTCCCCCGGTATTACCATGATGGCTTTTCTGGTTGCCTGCAGTCTGATTTTTGTTTCCGCAAGCATCTGGAGTTTCTGGGATTCTTATCATCATCTGTTGGTGGATGCAGAGAAAAACGTCACCAATCTCTCGGTGGCGATGTCACGTCAGGCGGAAGATACGTTTGTGCCGATTGAAGTGGCTATCGACGACATGCTGCGGGAGTTGTCGCAAACCGGCATGTTGGATTCCACGCGAGTGAAAAGCGTTCTCGATACCCATCGCGCAGTGCTGCCGCAATTGGTGGGTTTCTACCTGTTTGACGAAAAGGGCAATCTGATTTCCTCCACCGGAAAAGGGCCGCTTTATATCTATAATTCCGGCCGGCGGGAATATTTCTCCTGGCTCAGAGAGAATAATACGGCGTCGTTATTTATCGGTAAGGTTACCGTCAGTACCCTGACCCGCCGGCGTATTATTCCGGTGGCTAAACGGATCAATGGGCCGAATGGCGAATTCAAAGGCGTTTTTCTTGCCACTATCGACCATAATTATTTCGGTAATTTCTACAGTTATTTCAGCCTTGATTATAACGGCGTGCTGTCATTGATGAATGCGGACGGCCATGCAATTTATCTTTACCCCAATCGTGAGCAATATATTAATAGCAATTTCTCCGACGGCGGCCTGTTTGAACAATCCCGGCTGGAACAAGGCAGCGGCAGTGGTACCTGGCGCACCACGTTGGACAATAAAGTGCGTATCGTCGGCTATGTGAAACTGAAACGTTATCCGCTGGTGGTGGCGGCCAGCCTGGACCGAGACGCGTTGCAGGCACGCTGGCTGACGGAAAATATGTCGGTGATGGTTATCAATATCATGGTGCTGTTCGTCATGTTTTCTCTGGGCGGTTTTGTGCTGAAACAGATCCGGCTGACGGTGCGGAACAAAGAGGCGATCAGCCGCCTGCATCAGGAGGAGAGCGATAAAAATAAAATGCTGCAAAAATTGGCGCTGATTGACCCGCTCACCAAACTGGCCAACCGCCGACGTTTTGATCTCTATCTGGAGCAGTCGCTGACCCTGGCCCGCGAAGAGGGCGGGCCCCTGTCGCTGATTATGCTGGATGTGGATTTTTTCAAACGTTACAACGACACCTACGGCCATGTGCTGGGCGACCGCTGCCTGACCCAGCTTGGCAGCGTGTTGAACGGCTTGCCTTTGCCCACCGGCGCATTAACTGCTCGCTATGGCGGCGAGGAGTTCGCGATTATTTTGCCGGGAATGAACGGCGAACAGGCGGCGGTGTACGGCGAACAAGTGGTGGAGGAGGTACGCCGTTGCGCACTGCCGCATCAGGCGTCGCTGTTGCCCGATCAAGTGGTGACGGTGAGCGTGGGGGTGTATTCGCATTCCAGCGACAACCCCTGCAATATTCAGCGCCTGAAAGAGGGTGCCGATCAGGCGCTGTATCTGGCGAAGAAAAAAGGCCGAGACTACTGCGTGCGGCTGTAA
- the efeU gene encoding iron uptake transporter permease EfeU gives MFVPLLIMFREGLEAALIVSLIASYLKRTQRAQWLGAVWVGVALALALCLALGVFINATTGEFPQKQQELFEGIVAVVAVAMLTYMVFWMRKVSRSVRVHLEGAIDQALSASARQGWALVAMVFFAVAREGLESVFFLLAAFQQDVGIYAPIGAMLGLVCAVVVGMMIYWGGVKLHLARFFKWSSLFILFVAAGLAAGAIRAFHEAGLWNQFQHIAFDFSTTLSTHTLFGTLLEGMFGYQETPTVSEVAVYFLYLIPALAFFFLPPRMEPAATSAARKHHH, from the coding sequence ATGTTCGTTCCATTACTCATCATGTTCCGTGAGGGGCTGGAGGCGGCGCTGATCGTCAGCCTGATCGCCAGCTACCTGAAGCGAACCCAGCGTGCGCAGTGGCTGGGCGCGGTCTGGGTCGGCGTTGCGCTGGCGCTGGCGTTGTGTCTGGCGCTCGGGGTGTTCATCAACGCCACCACCGGCGAGTTTCCGCAAAAACAGCAGGAACTGTTCGAAGGGATTGTGGCGGTGGTCGCCGTGGCGATGCTGACTTACATGGTGTTCTGGATGCGCAAGGTATCGCGTTCGGTACGGGTGCATCTGGAAGGCGCTATCGATCAGGCGCTGAGCGCCAGCGCGCGTCAGGGGTGGGCGCTGGTGGCGATGGTGTTCTTTGCCGTGGCGCGCGAAGGGCTGGAGTCGGTGTTCTTTCTGCTGGCCGCCTTCCAGCAGGATGTCGGCATTTATGCGCCGATCGGCGCCATGCTGGGGCTGGTGTGCGCCGTGGTGGTCGGGATGATGATCTACTGGGGCGGGGTGAAACTGCATCTGGCCCGGTTCTTCAAATGGAGCAGCCTGTTCATTCTGTTTGTCGCCGCCGGTCTGGCCGCCGGGGCGATCCGCGCGTTTCACGAAGCGGGATTGTGGAATCAATTTCAGCACATCGCCTTCGATTTCAGCACCACGCTGTCGACCCACACGCTATTCGGCACCTTGCTGGAAGGGATGTTCGGTTATCAGGAAACCCCGACGGTCAGCGAAGTGGCGGTCTATTTCCTGTATCTGATCCCGGCGCTGGCGTTCTTTTTCCTGCCGCCGCGCATGGAGCCGGCCGCGACTTCGGCGGCGCGTAAACATCATCATTAA
- a CDS encoding sulfite exporter TauE/SafE family protein: MTSLLMANVAVCLILGMGLGVCGGMLGIGGGLIAIPVLGMLFGMNQHLAQGTALIMITPNVLIGFLRYRQRNKIDTRMTLMLCAFATVSAYFAAHIAATIQVDNLQQAFAIFLLVLATYYVWQRINSRRSRAPTSVLSPRYLPALGVASGFMSGIFTVGGGLVVVPALVTLFGFTQTQAQGIALALVVPGALAALASYTQAGNVDWATGIPLAVGGILSVSWGVALAHKLPVVALRLAFCLVLVGVAVVMLAGK, translated from the coding sequence ATGACCAGTTTGCTGATGGCCAATGTGGCGGTGTGTTTGATTCTGGGGATGGGGCTTGGGGTGTGCGGCGGGATGCTGGGAATCGGCGGCGGGTTGATCGCCATTCCGGTGCTGGGGATGCTGTTTGGCATGAACCAGCACCTCGCGCAGGGCACGGCGTTAATCATGATTACCCCGAACGTGCTGATCGGCTTTCTGCGCTACCGGCAGCGTAACAAAATAGACACCCGCATGACGCTGATGCTGTGCGCCTTCGCCACGGTGTCGGCCTATTTCGCCGCGCATATCGCCGCGACCATTCAGGTCGATAACTTACAGCAGGCATTTGCTATTTTCCTGCTGGTGCTGGCGACGTACTACGTCTGGCAGAGGATCAACAGTCGGCGCAGCCGTGCGCCGACCTCGGTATTGTCCCCTCGTTATCTGCCGGCGCTCGGCGTGGCGAGCGGCTTTATGTCCGGCATTTTCACCGTCGGCGGCGGGCTGGTGGTGGTGCCGGCGTTGGTAACGCTATTCGGTTTCACCCAGACGCAGGCGCAGGGCATCGCGCTGGCGCTGGTGGTGCCCGGCGCGCTGGCGGCGCTGGCGTCTTACACTCAGGCCGGCAACGTGGACTGGGCGACCGGCATCCCGCTGGCGGTAGGCGGCATTCTGAGCGTGTCGTGGGGCGTGGCGCTGGCCCACAAACTGCCGGTGGTCGCGTTGCGGCTGGCGTTCTGTCTGGTGCTGGTGGGCGTGGCGGTGGTGATGCTGGCGGGGAAATAA